The following are encoded in a window of Thermoanaerobacter ethanolicus JW 200 genomic DNA:
- the spoIIM gene encoding stage II sporulation protein M, with amino-acid sequence MKFLKGNLYLHIKNNFLLYVLAVMSLMIGIAAGSFTVNNLTDIQMEQIIGYISKFYQIAKSVDLNSAQIFKQSLLNNFVTVFVLWILGATIIGIPFIFLLVGIRGFILGFSIGVLIKEFETKGILLVLMGILPQNIFILLGILFISVTAINFSLYLLKNRKFYLEELVSQFVSYTFMVYAGFLVILIGCLIESYLSPYILLLPIFSP; translated from the coding sequence TTGAAGTTTTTAAAAGGAAATCTTTATTTGCATATTAAAAATAATTTTTTATTGTATGTGTTGGCTGTAATGTCTTTAATGATAGGAATAGCAGCAGGATCTTTTACTGTTAATAACCTCACTGACATACAGATGGAGCAAATAATAGGATATATTTCGAAATTTTATCAAATTGCAAAATCTGTAGACTTGAATTCTGCCCAAATTTTTAAACAATCCCTTCTAAATAATTTTGTCACTGTTTTTGTTTTATGGATTTTAGGGGCTACAATTATAGGGATTCCTTTTATATTTTTGCTTGTGGGGATAAGAGGTTTTATTTTAGGATTTTCTATTGGAGTTTTGATAAAAGAATTTGAAACAAAAGGGATACTACTCGTATTGATGGGAATTTTGCCTCAAAATATTTTTATCTTATTAGGAATCTTGTTTATATCTGTAACGGCTATTAATTTTTCTTTATATCTTTTGAAAAATCGCAAATTTTATTTAGAAGAATTAGTATCACAATTCGTATCTTATACTTTTATGGTATATGCAGGGTTTTTAGTTATATTAATAGGCTGCTTGATAGAATCTTATCTTTCACCTTATATATTACTTTTACCGATTTTTTCACCATAA
- a CDS encoding site-specific tyrosine recombinase — protein sequence MLNNVVGEFLDFLTKNKKLSKNTLESYNRDINQFLNYLEEIGINCYNVKKSTILNYLYYLKKKGKSQATVSRNLSSLKAFYHYLFMKKKIEEDPTYMINTPKVEKKPPTTLTVEQVDMLLSLDFGDDEKGLRDKALIELLYATGLKVSEVISLKLEDVNLSYGYVVIRSNKERVIPIGSHAIEALKNYIEKGRKAKNGENTLFLNLRGQKLTRQGCWKIIREYTDKINPGFPVTPNTLRQSFAQHMLQNGADIRAVQEMLGYQTDLNTNLLSLISKSKIKEVYNKFHPRA from the coding sequence ATGTTAAATAATGTGGTTGGGGAGTTTTTGGATTTTTTAACAAAGAACAAAAAACTGTCAAAAAACACTCTTGAATCTTATAACAGAGACATAAACCAGTTTTTAAATTATCTCGAAGAAATCGGAATAAACTGTTATAATGTCAAAAAATCGACAATATTAAATTATCTTTACTATTTGAAGAAAAAAGGCAAATCACAAGCAACTGTTTCTCGAAATCTTTCTTCTCTTAAAGCCTTTTATCATTATTTATTTATGAAAAAGAAAATAGAAGAAGACCCAACGTACATGATTAATACCCCGAAAGTAGAAAAAAAGCCGCCTACTACTTTAACAGTTGAACAGGTAGATATGTTACTTTCACTAGATTTTGGTGATGATGAAAAAGGACTTAGAGATAAAGCTCTTATTGAATTACTTTATGCTACAGGACTTAAAGTCTCCGAAGTTATTTCTTTAAAATTAGAAGATGTGAATCTCTCTTATGGCTATGTAGTTATTCGCTCTAATAAAGAAAGAGTTATTCCAATAGGCTCTCATGCAATTGAGGCCTTAAAAAATTACATTGAAAAAGGAAGAAAAGCAAAAAATGGAGAAAATACTCTTTTTTTAAATTTGCGAGGGCAAAAACTTACAAGACAAGGATGTTGGAAAATAATAAGAGAATACACTGATAAAATTAATCCTGGCTTTCCTGTTACTCCAAATACGCTAAGACAATCTTTTGCGCAGCATATGCTTCAAAATGGTGCAGATATTCGAGCTGTTCAAGAAATGTTAGGTTATCAAACAGATTTAAATACAAATTTACTTTCTTTAATTTCAAAATCAAAAATAAAAGAAGTTTATAATAAATTTCACCCTCGTGCTTAA
- a CDS encoding D-alanyl-D-alanine carboxypeptidase family protein, with translation MFKRLLTLLVSVILAISFVLNGTVYADTLNLKSKSAILIEANTGQILYEKDSHKPLPPASVTKVMTLLLAIEAIDSGKIKITDKVVTSKHAFDMGGTQIYLEVGEEMTVDDLMKAIAMNSANDASVALAEYIAGTEENFVEMMNKRAKELGAKNTTFKNATGLPEEGHLTSVYDIAMISRELVKHESIFKYLTNKLDSLRNGKFSLINTNKLLWRYKGADGIKTGSTSEALYCMAATAKRGDTRLIAVVFGAPDSETRFSEAAKLLDYGFANYESVKVASKGQSFGNVKVFKGKKQAVSVVCRDDEYILIKKGEGKNIKTEVELKNAVLAPLAKEVPIGTVKITQDGKIIKTFNIYPQEVVEKANFFENLNKVFIGWLRYQ, from the coding sequence ATGTTTAAAAGGCTTTTAACATTATTAGTGAGTGTGATACTAGCTATTTCTTTTGTCTTAAATGGCACAGTATATGCTGATACTTTAAATTTAAAGTCAAAATCTGCTATTTTGATAGAGGCTAATACTGGACAAATTCTTTATGAAAAAGATAGCCATAAGCCCTTGCCGCCTGCCAGTGTTACCAAAGTAATGACTCTTTTACTGGCGATTGAAGCAATAGATTCTGGTAAAATTAAAATAACAGATAAAGTTGTCACAAGTAAACATGCCTTTGATATGGGAGGTACACAAATATATTTAGAAGTAGGAGAGGAAATGACAGTAGATGATTTAATGAAGGCTATAGCGATGAATTCGGCAAATGATGCTTCTGTTGCTTTAGCTGAGTATATTGCGGGTACAGAGGAAAATTTTGTTGAAATGATGAATAAAAGGGCTAAGGAATTGGGAGCAAAAAATACTACTTTTAAAAATGCAACTGGACTACCTGAGGAAGGGCACTTGACAAGCGTATATGATATTGCAATGATTTCAAGGGAATTAGTAAAGCACGAGAGCATATTTAAATATCTAACCAATAAATTAGATTCTTTAAGAAATGGGAAATTTAGTCTCATAAATACTAATAAATTATTATGGCGCTATAAAGGAGCAGATGGTATTAAAACAGGATCTACTTCGGAAGCACTTTATTGTATGGCAGCAACAGCTAAAAGGGGAGATACAAGGCTAATAGCGGTGGTATTTGGAGCACCTGATTCTGAGACGAGGTTTAGTGAAGCGGCTAAGTTATTAGATTACGGATTTGCTAATTATGAAAGTGTAAAAGTAGCTTCAAAGGGGCAAAGTTTTGGCAATGTCAAAGTTTTTAAAGGAAAAAAGCAGGCTGTTAGTGTTGTGTGCCGCGATGATGAGTATATACTGATTAAAAAAGGAGAAGGTAAAAATATAAAAACAGAGGTGGAGCTAAAGAATGCTGTATTAGCTCCTCTGGCCAAAGAGGTCCCAATAGGCACTGTAAAAATAACACAGGATGGCAAGATTATAAAGACATTTAACATATATCCTCAGGAAGTAGTAGAAAAAGCGAACTTTTTTGAAAATCTCAATAAAGTTTTTATTGGATGGCTAAGATATCAGTAG
- the ltrA gene encoding group II intron reverse transcriptase/maturase, which yields MDSKDMQRLQTTQQRGYPLNREMEFQKTTEVHSISSASEDGRNEVQRYTSKMLEMIVERRNMEAAYKRVVANKGSHGVDGMEVDELLPYLKENWATIKQQLLEGKYKPQPVRRVEIPKPDGGVRLLGIPTVLDRLIQQAIAQILNKVYNHTFSDSSYGFRPGRSAKDAIKAAEAYINEGYTWVVDMDLEKFFDRVNHDIIMSKLEKRIGDKRVLKLIRRYLESGVMINGIKVSTEEGTPQGGPLSPLLANIMLDELDKELEKRGHKFCRYADDCNIYVKSRSAGNRVMKSIKKFIESKLKLKVNEAKSAVDRPWRRKFLGFSFYTKENEVRIRIHEKSIKRFKEKVREITNRNKGISMENRIKRLNQITTGWVNYFGLADAKSIMKTLDEWIRRRLRACIWKQWKKIKTKHDNLVKLGVEEQKAWEYANTRKGYWRISNSPILNKTLTNKYFESIGYKSLSQRYLIVHNS from the coding sequence ATGGACTCGAAAGATATGCAGAGACTGCAGACAACTCAACAAAGAGGCTATCCGTTGAATAGAGAAATGGAATTTCAAAAGACAACGGAAGTGCATAGTATATCATCGGCGTCGGAAGATGGAAGAAACGAAGTACAAAGATATACCAGCAAGATGCTTGAAATGATAGTAGAACGAAGGAACATGGAAGCAGCATACAAGCGCGTTGTTGCAAATAAAGGAAGCCATGGAGTCGATGGGATGGAAGTAGATGAACTTCTACCGTATCTCAAAGAAAACTGGGCAACCATAAAACAACAACTGCTGGAGGGGAAATACAAACCACAACCAGTGCGAAGAGTAGAAATTCCCAAACCAGATGGAGGAGTAAGACTACTAGGAATACCTACAGTACTAGACAGACTAATACAACAAGCAATAGCCCAAATACTAAATAAAGTCTACAACCATACATTTTCAGATAGCAGTTATGGATTCAGACCAGGACGCAGTGCAAAAGACGCAATAAAAGCCGCAGAAGCATACATAAATGAAGGATACACGTGGGTTGTAGATATGGACTTAGAAAAGTTCTTTGACAGAGTAAACCACGACATAATAATGTCCAAACTAGAAAAGCGGATAGGAGATAAAAGGGTACTAAAGTTAATACGAAGATACCTAGAATCAGGAGTAATGATAAACGGAATCAAAGTATCAACAGAAGAAGGGACACCCCAAGGAGGGCCATTAAGTCCCCTATTAGCAAACATAATGTTGGACGAACTAGACAAAGAACTTGAGAAACGAGGGCATAAATTCTGCCGATATGCAGATGACTGCAACATATATGTAAAAAGCAGGTCTGCAGGAAACAGAGTAATGAAGAGCATAAAGAAGTTCATAGAAAGCAAATTAAAACTAAAAGTCAACGAAGCAAAAAGTGCTGTAGATAGACCATGGAGAAGAAAATTTCTTGGATTTTCATTCTATACAAAAGAAAACGAAGTAAGAATAAGAATCCATGAAAAATCCATCAAAAGGTTTAAGGAAAAAGTAAGAGAAATAACCAATCGGAACAAGGGAATAAGCATGGAAAACAGAATAAAAAGACTAAATCAAATAACAACAGGATGGGTCAACTATTTTGGATTAGCAGACGCGAAAAGCATAATGAAAACCCTTGACGAATGGATAAGGCGAAGACTAAGGGCATGTATATGGAAACAATGGAAGAAGATAAAAACGAAGCATGATAACTTAGTAAAACTAGGAGTAGAAGAACAAAAAGCCTGGGAATACGCCAATACAAGGAAAGGCTACTGGAGAATATCCAATAGCCCAATCCTAAATAAGACTCTTACAAATAAATACTTTGAAAGCATAGGTTATAAGAGTTTATCCCAAAGATATCTAATTGTACACAATTCCTAA
- the spoIIAA gene encoding anti-sigma F factor antagonist — MRVKFAKKEDTLIVKIEGELDHHVAESIKSVIDDEYEKKSCKNLIFDFKNVNFMDSSGIGVIIGRYKKIKENNGKVAIVNANKQLHKIIEVSGLLRIIKYYNDIEEALKEI, encoded by the coding sequence ATGAGAGTAAAATTTGCAAAAAAAGAGGATACCTTGATAGTAAAAATTGAAGGTGAGTTAGACCATCATGTGGCGGAGAGCATAAAAAGTGTTATTGATGACGAGTATGAAAAAAAGTCGTGTAAAAATTTAATTTTTGATTTTAAAAATGTAAATTTTATGGATAGTTCAGGAATTGGCGTTATAATAGGAAGATATAAAAAAATCAAAGAGAATAATGGTAAGGTAGCTATAGTAAATGCCAATAAGCAATTACATAAAATTATTGAAGTTTCTGGATTGTTGCGTATAATTAAATATTATAATGACATTGAAGAAGCCTTAAAGGAAATATAG
- the spoIIAB gene encoding anti-sigma F factor, which produces MEYTNMMELKFLSKSQNESFARTVVAAFAAQLDPTIEEIADIKTAVSEAVTNCIIHGYENKIGIITIKAFISGNKITIEVIDEGKGIDDIEKAMQPLFTTRLEEERAGMGFTVMQTFMDELEVESTPGKGTLVRMTKYIRSDK; this is translated from the coding sequence ATGGAATACACAAACATGATGGAGTTAAAATTTTTAAGTAAGTCGCAAAATGAGTCTTTTGCAAGGACTGTTGTTGCAGCTTTTGCTGCTCAACTAGATCCGACAATTGAGGAAATTGCAGATATAAAAACTGCTGTTTCAGAAGCAGTTACTAACTGCATAATTCACGGATATGAGAATAAAATCGGCATCATTACTATTAAAGCTTTTATTTCAGGTAACAAAATAACAATTGAAGTCATAGATGAGGGAAAAGGGATTGACGATATTGAGAAAGCTATGCAACCTCTTTTTACTACTCGCTTAGAAGAAGAGCGAGCAGGAATGGGTTTTACTGTCATGCAGACCTTTATGGATGAATTAGAAGTTGAATCAACTCCAGGAAAGGGAACTCTTGTCCGAATGACAAAGTATATAAGGTCTGATAAATGA
- the sigF gene encoding RNA polymerase sporulation sigma factor SigF, whose translation MKEGNFEKSDENLELIRAAQKNDKESLEKLILENSGLIWSIVKKFSNRGYELEDLYQIGCIGFVKAIQKFDESYNVKLSTYAVPIIMGEIKRFLRDDGLIKVSRSLKELSTKAFYVKEILSNELNREPTINEIAERLNVSPEEIAMAFESAATAESLYDNATHDEDDRLLIEMVSEEEKEVDIDDKLALQMVINKLKPREKQIIFLRYFKDMTQMEVASVLGISQVQVSRIEKKVLQKLRKELEEV comes from the coding sequence ATGAAAGAAGGGAATTTTGAAAAAAGTGATGAGAATTTGGAATTGATAAGAGCGGCACAAAAAAATGATAAAGAAAGCTTGGAAAAATTAATTTTAGAAAATAGTGGCCTTATTTGGAGTATTGTTAAAAAGTTTTCTAATAGAGGGTATGAATTGGAGGATTTGTATCAAATAGGTTGTATAGGTTTTGTAAAGGCAATTCAAAAATTTGATGAATCTTACAATGTAAAATTGTCAACCTATGCAGTACCTATAATAATGGGAGAAATTAAGAGATTTCTAAGAGATGATGGATTAATAAAAGTGAGTCGTTCTTTAAAGGAGCTTTCTACAAAAGCTTTTTATGTTAAAGAGATTTTAAGCAATGAATTAAATAGAGAGCCAACTATTAATGAAATTGCTGAAAGATTAAATGTAAGTCCTGAAGAAATTGCTATGGCTTTTGAATCGGCTGCTACTGCTGAGTCATTATATGACAACGCAACTCATGACGAAGATGACAGGCTTTTAATTGAAATGGTGAGTGAAGAGGAAAAAGAAGTTGATATAGACGATAAATTAGCTTTACAGATGGTTATAAATAAACTTAAACCACGAGAAAAACAAATAATATTTTTGAGATATTTCAAGGATATGACGCAGATGGAGGTGGCAAGTGTTTTAGGAATTTCCCAAGTGCAAGTATCTAGAATTGAGAAAAAAGTTTTACAAAAACTAAGAAAAGAATTGGAAGAAGTGTAG
- a CDS encoding dodecin family protein, producing the protein MAGEMKMKKMLIIIVAILLIFAVSYFYMHKTNKKIPDSADLVYKGGGNCMAVVKVLNVVGDSTVSWEDAIHKAVEEAAKSIDNISGIEVVNQTANVKNGKIVEYKANIQIAYRADKELG; encoded by the coding sequence ATGGCTGGTGAAATGAAAATGAAAAAGATGTTAATTATAATCGTGGCAATATTGCTAATTTTTGCTGTTAGCTATTTTTATATGCATAAAACCAATAAAAAAATACCTGACAGTGCTGATTTGGTATATAAGGGAGGAGGAAATTGTATGGCAGTTGTGAAAGTATTAAATGTTGTAGGGGATTCAACAGTGAGCTGGGAAGATGCAATACACAAAGCTGTAGAAGAGGCAGCTAAGTCTATTGACAATATATCAGGAATTGAAGTTGTCAATCAAACAGCAAATGTAAAAAACGGTAAAATAGTAGAATATAAAGCTAATATACAAATAGCTTATAGAGCAGATAAAGAATTAGGTTGA
- the spoVAC gene encoding stage V sporulation protein AC, with translation MERDVKKEQEYKNIAQKYEPKPALLKNVVMAFVVGGLISDIGQFFLNFYLSRGYSMQDANTLVSITMVFLGAFLTGIGVYDDIGKFAGAGSIVPITGFANSIVSPAMEFKREGFVFGAAAKMFTIAGPVIVYGVSTSIIIGLIYYFLK, from the coding sequence ATGGAAAGAGATGTAAAAAAAGAGCAAGAATATAAAAACATAGCACAGAAATATGAGCCTAAACCTGCTTTGCTTAAAAACGTAGTAATGGCTTTTGTAGTAGGAGGATTGATAAGCGACATAGGGCAGTTCTTTTTAAATTTTTACCTATCAAGAGGTTATTCTATGCAAGATGCCAATACTCTTGTATCAATTACTATGGTATTTCTTGGGGCTTTTTTAACTGGAATTGGGGTCTATGACGATATAGGGAAGTTTGCAGGGGCAGGTTCTATAGTGCCAATAACAGGTTTTGCAAATTCTATTGTGTCACCGGCAATGGAGTTTAAAAGGGAAGGTTTTGTTTTTGGGGCGGCAGCAAAGATGTTTACAATTGCAGGACCTGTTATTGTATATGGGGTCAGTACTTCAATTATTATAGGTTTGATATATTATTTTTTAAAGTAA
- the spoVAD gene encoding stage V sporulation protein AD, translated as MAKKKLGTQTVKFKNPPSIIAGGTIVGPKEGEGPLRDYFDMILVDDTYGEKSWEKAESKMFQDAVNLALKKANLKISEIDYLLGGDLLNQIISANFAARQLNVPHFGLYGACSTMTEGLTLGAMLIDGGYADYIIAATSSHFSTAERQFRYPLEQGIQRPFTSQWTVTGAGATILASTGEGPYITHATTGKVVDLGMKDANNMGAAMAPAAADTIITHFKDTGFTIEDYDLIMTGDMGRVGRDILLELLYKEGYDIESKYKDCGIEIFDESQDVHSGGSGAACSAVVLNGWLLSQIQNGVYKKVLFMATGALLSPTSSQQGESIPGIAHAITISTTL; from the coding sequence ATGGCAAAAAAAAAATTAGGCACACAAACTGTTAAGTTTAAAAATCCTCCTTCTATAATAGCTGGAGGCACTATTGTAGGACCTAAAGAAGGAGAAGGACCTTTAAGAGATTATTTTGATATGATTTTAGTAGACGATACTTATGGAGAAAAAAGTTGGGAAAAAGCAGAGTCAAAAATGTTTCAAGATGCTGTAAATTTAGCATTAAAAAAGGCCAATCTCAAGATTTCAGAAATTGATTACCTATTAGGTGGTGATTTGTTAAATCAAATTATAAGTGCAAATTTTGCTGCGCGACAACTGAATGTGCCACATTTCGGATTGTATGGTGCTTGTTCTACTATGACAGAGGGATTGACTTTAGGGGCTATGCTTATTGATGGAGGCTATGCTGACTATATAATAGCGGCAACTTCCAGCCATTTTTCTACTGCAGAAAGACAGTTTAGATATCCTTTAGAACAAGGCATTCAAAGGCCTTTTACTTCACAGTGGACGGTGACAGGTGCAGGAGCTACAATTTTAGCCTCCACAGGAGAAGGCCCTTATATTACCCATGCTACTACTGGCAAAGTTGTAGATTTGGGGATGAAGGATGCCAATAACATGGGAGCGGCAATGGCACCTGCTGCAGCAGATACAATTATCACTCATTTTAAAGATACAGGTTTTACAATAGAAGACTATGACCTTATTATGACGGGAGACATGGGAAGAGTAGGGAGAGACATACTTTTAGAGTTATTATATAAAGAGGGCTATGATATAGAGAGTAAGTATAAAGATTGTGGAATAGAAATTTTTGATGAATCACAAGACGTTCACTCTGGTGGCAGCGGTGCGGCTTGTTCTGCAGTGGTTTTGAATGGATGGCTGTTATCTCAAATACAAAATGGAGTCTATAAAAAAGTTTTATTTATGGCGACGGGAGCTCTTTTATCTCCTACCAGCAGCCAGCAAGGGGAATCTATTCCTGGGATTGCCCATGCTATTACAATATCGACAACATTATAA
- the spoVAE gene encoding stage V sporulation protein AE, giving the protein MDYIKAFLMGGLICAIAQILIDKTKLTPARILVTYVTLGAILGGLGVYKKLIDIGGAGATIPLLGFGNSLAQGVIKAVEKDGLIGVFTGGLTATAGGISAAVFFGYIFSLIFNSKTKK; this is encoded by the coding sequence ATGGATTATATAAAAGCGTTTTTAATGGGAGGTTTGATTTGTGCTATTGCACAAATTTTGATTGATAAGACTAAATTGACTCCTGCAAGAATATTAGTAACATATGTGACATTAGGAGCAATACTTGGAGGCCTTGGAGTTTATAAAAAATTGATAGATATAGGTGGTGCAGGAGCTACAATACCCCTTTTGGGCTTTGGAAATTCCCTTGCCCAAGGTGTAATAAAAGCTGTTGAGAAAGATGGATTGATTGGAGTTTTTACAGGAGGATTGACAGCCACTGCCGGAGGAATTTCTGCTGCAGTATTTTTTGGATACATTTTTTCTTTAATTTTTAATTCAAAGACTAAGAAATAA
- a CDS encoding CCA tRNA nucleotidyltransferase — protein MRIEVNEIDLIKLLKEISLKTKIKSYIVGGVVRDFLLGVKNLDIDVVVEGDGIEFAYILLSYLKGDIVVYEAFRTATLSYDGISIDVISARKEYYERPAALPTIEFSNIYDDMARRDFTINTLAYDVIEEKILDYFNGLEDLKKGLIRVLHPKSFIDDPTRIFRAIRYATRYSFEIEEKTHNLMKESIENIRLLSADRIRNEIFLILKESKAKEMIDKLIYYSIDKVIFDGITLNTQHLDTVYVNLEIELYRFLVLFYYLKEKDINEIEKRLRINKIYLKALKDLVFLREQLNCQNKNIRKIRETIEETKEEVLKAIEVMEGEKAEKIIKGKLTVKGKDIENLGLPPGSLYGELMDNVFEAKINGIIATRDEEIAFLKKLIEKLKKGE, from the coding sequence TTGCGTATAGAGGTTAATGAAATAGATTTAATTAAACTGCTGAAAGAAATTTCTTTAAAAACAAAAATTAAATCTTATATTGTAGGTGGAGTTGTAAGAGACTTTTTATTAGGGGTTAAAAACCTTGATATTGATGTAGTAGTGGAAGGAGACGGTATTGAGTTTGCTTATATATTGCTTTCTTATTTAAAAGGTGATATTGTAGTGTATGAAGCTTTTAGGACTGCTACCTTAAGTTATGACGGTATTTCTATTGATGTTATATCTGCTCGTAAAGAGTATTATGAACGTCCTGCTGCACTGCCAACAATCGAATTTTCAAATATATACGATGACATGGCAAGAAGAGATTTTACTATAAACACTTTGGCTTATGATGTAATAGAAGAGAAGATTTTGGATTATTTTAATGGATTAGAGGACTTAAAAAAGGGTTTAATTAGAGTCCTTCATCCTAAAAGTTTTATTGATGACCCTACCAGAATATTTAGAGCTATAAGATATGCTACTAGATATTCTTTTGAGATCGAAGAAAAGACGCATAATTTGATGAAGGAATCGATAGAAAATATCAGACTTTTGTCTGCTGATAGAATAAGGAATGAAATCTTTTTAATTTTAAAAGAAAGTAAAGCCAAAGAGATGATTGATAAGCTTATTTATTACAGTATTGATAAAGTTATTTTTGATGGAATTACACTTAATACTCAACATCTCGATACAGTATATGTAAATTTAGAAATTGAATTATACAGATTTTTAGTGCTTTTTTACTATCTAAAAGAAAAAGATATTAATGAAATTGAAAAGAGGTTGCGAATAAATAAAATTTATCTCAAGGCTTTAAAAGACTTGGTTTTTTTGAGAGAGCAACTCAATTGCCAAAATAAAAATATCAGAAAAATAAGAGAAACTATAGAAGAAACAAAAGAAGAAGTTTTAAAAGCTATTGAAGTAATGGAAGGAGAAAAAGCCGAAAAAATTATAAAGGGGAAATTGACTGTAAAGGGAAAAGACATAGAAAATTTAGGACTTCCTCCCGGTTCTTTATATGGGGAATTAATGGATAATGTGTTTGAGGCGAAAATTAATGGAATTATTGCTACAAGAGATGAAGAAATTGCATTTTTGAAAAAACTGATAGAAAAATTAAAGAAAGGAGAATAA
- a CDS encoding site-2 protease family protein translates to MIDFIDFLYRIPALLIAMSFHEFSHGYVADKLGDPTPRQSGRLTLNPLAHIDPLGLLMLWLLRFGWAKPVPINPLYFRDRKKGVLLVSLAGPLSNVLLAIVSRILMIAFKDVPILYPLLYLLYIYNLIFAVFNIIPVPPLDGSKVLWSLLPPREAYMISQYEMYGQVILLLLVFTGVIGQIMGPLMNALDSFITLILKPFGV, encoded by the coding sequence TTGATAGATTTTATAGATTTTTTATATAGAATACCTGCACTTCTTATTGCGATGAGTTTCCACGAATTTAGCCATGGTTATGTGGCAGATAAATTGGGGGACCCTACTCCAAGGCAAAGTGGTAGGCTTACATTAAATCCGTTAGCTCATATTGACCCCCTTGGTCTTTTAATGCTTTGGCTTTTAAGGTTTGGGTGGGCGAAACCTGTTCCTATTAATCCTTTATATTTTAGAGATAGAAAAAAAGGTGTATTGCTTGTATCCTTAGCAGGCCCTCTTTCCAACGTCTTGTTGGCTATCGTTTCTCGAATATTGATGATAGCATTTAAAGATGTTCCAATACTGTATCCACTTTTATATCTATTGTACATTTACAATTTAATTTTTGCTGTTTTCAATATAATACCGGTGCCGCCTTTGGATGGTTCAAAAGTACTGTGGAGTTTGTTACCCCCAAGAGAAGCTTATATGATTTCTCAATATGAAATGTATGGACAGGTTATTTTGCTCCTTCTTGTTTTCACTGGGGTTATAGGACAAATCATGGGGCCTCTTATGAATGCTTTGGACTCTTTTATAACTCTTATTTTAAAGCCTTTTGGGGTGTGA
- a CDS encoding segregation and condensation protein A, protein MYNVKLEVFEGPFDLLFHLIEKNEIDLMDIPISVILDQYMEYIKTLQEMDLNVASEFIVMAATLLEIKSKMLLPKQQFEGQQLEMEEVDPREELVTKLIEYKKYKIIAQTFKEMCKIGSRFFREESEVKYIDKKIALNYSSEDIYKAYLKVISKNNARENEIEIKKDEYTVENKIKELLVKLVKKPFLWFSELIKKSRAKGEIIVSFIAVLELVRLNRIIAEQKTTYGDILIKSFRKGEKNEQ, encoded by the coding sequence ATGTACAACGTAAAATTAGAAGTGTTTGAAGGACCTTTTGATTTGCTTTTTCACCTTATAGAAAAAAATGAAATTGATTTGATGGATATCCCGATTTCAGTTATTTTAGATCAATATATGGAATATATTAAAACTTTGCAGGAAATGGATTTAAATGTGGCATCAGAATTTATTGTAATGGCAGCTACTTTATTAGAAATTAAATCTAAAATGTTGCTTCCCAAACAGCAGTTTGAGGGACAACAATTAGAAATGGAAGAAGTAGACCCAAGAGAAGAATTAGTAACTAAATTGATTGAGTACAAGAAATATAAAATTATTGCCCAGACTTTTAAAGAAATGTGCAAAATTGGTTCTCGTTTTTTTAGAGAAGAGTCTGAAGTAAAATATATAGATAAAAAAATTGCTTTAAACTACTCTAGTGAAGATATATATAAAGCGTATCTTAAAGTTATTTCAAAAAATAACGCCAGAGAAAATGAAATAGAAATAAAAAAAGATGAATATACTGTAGAGAATAAGATTAAAGAGTTATTAGTGAAATTAGTAAAAAAGCCTTTCCTTTGGTTTAGTGAACTTATTAAGAAAAGTCGAGCAAAAGGAGAAATTATTGTTTCTTTTATCGCTGTTTTAGAGTTAGTGAGATTAAATAGAATTATAGCGGAACAAAAGACTACTTATGGGGATATACTTATTAAATCCTTTAGGAAAGGAGAAAAAAATGAGCAATGA